Proteins encoded by one window of Pseudonocardia sp. HH130629-09:
- a CDS encoding esterase/lipase family protein → MYPIGLAEETVRPQGHWRTDSLPPVKRSLVVADPAAAGTPILLVHGIMDNRSVFTVIAHELRRRGFGVVHAINYSLLTDDVRTAAHELRGHVERLREATGSDRVHVVGHSLGGVIARYYVQRMGGRRRRRHPGDARQPARGQQPGPARAAPAVPPAPPRLADPA, encoded by the coding sequence TTGTACCCGATCGGGCTGGCCGAGGAGACCGTCCGCCCGCAGGGCCACTGGCGAACCGACAGCCTGCCGCCGGTCAAGCGGAGCCTGGTCGTCGCCGACCCCGCCGCGGCCGGGACGCCGATCCTGCTGGTGCACGGGATCATGGACAACCGCTCGGTGTTCACCGTGATCGCCCACGAGCTGCGCCGGCGCGGCTTCGGCGTCGTGCACGCCATCAACTACAGCCTGCTCACCGACGATGTCCGCACCGCGGCGCACGAGCTGCGCGGCCACGTCGAACGACTGCGCGAGGCCACCGGGTCGGACCGGGTGCACGTCGTCGGGCACTCCCTCGGCGGCGTGATCGCCCGCTACTACGTGCAGCGGATGGGGGGGCGACGCCGTCGTCGACACCCTGGCGACGCTCGGCAGCCCGCACGCGGGCAGCAACCTGGCCCGGCTCGCGCCGCTCCCGCTGTGCCGCCAGC